The Desulfurispira natronophila genome includes a region encoding these proteins:
- a CDS encoding Hpt domain-containing protein, whose translation MIGCTRSFSAGCPLEQPDSLEAPVAAPEKQTPDEEIFDYRLLLERLEDRELAAIVMQTFREELPQRLHALHHALAQGNREDVAHQLHTLKGMSANVGATGIHAITIDMQAAMNQGDISDLAGKMEKLEVTCKQIEKVLLP comes from the coding sequence GTGATCGGCTGCACCAGATCATTCAGCGCTGGCTGCCCCCTGGAGCAACCAGACTCACTTGAGGCGCCAGTTGCTGCACCTGAGAAGCAGACTCCTGACGAAGAGATTTTTGACTACCGTCTGCTGCTGGAACGCCTGGAAGACCGGGAGTTAGCCGCCATAGTCATGCAAACCTTTCGAGAGGAATTGCCACAGCGACTCCATGCCCTGCACCACGCCCTGGCTCAGGGCAACAGGGAGGATGTGGCCCACCAGCTGCACACCCTGAAGGGGATGAGCGCCAATGTGGGGGCCACAGGAATCCACGCCATAACCATCGACATGCAGGCGGCTATGAACCAGGGAGATATATCGGACCTTGCCGGCAAGATGGAGAAGCTGGAAGTCACCTGCAAACAGATTGAAAAAGTGCTTCTGCCGTAA